The window GTTGTAGTCGCCGCTGCGCGCCAGGCCGTTGAGCTTTGCGCGTTTGAAAAAGGCCTTTTTGCCAGCATCGATGTTGTCGGCGCTGCCACCCCAGGCCTGTAGCGGCTGTGCCTGCAGCGCACGGCCGTAGGAGAAGCTCACTTCCCAGGGGAACTCACCCATGGCATTGATGGCATTGAGGTTCGCAGTAGCTTCTTCCGAGCTTTGACCGCCGGACAGGAATACGACGCCAGGCACGGCAGCCGGTACGGTGCGCAGCAGCGTCAATGCAGTTGCATGAGCGACTTCTTCAACACTGGCCTGTTGCGGGCATTTCTTGCCGGCAATAACCATGTTGGGCTTGAGCAGCGTGCCTTCCAGCAATACACGGTGAGCAGAAAGCTGATTGTAGACTTCTACCAGCACTTCCTCGGTAACGGCCTGGCACACTTCAATCGAGTGGGCGCCATCCATCAGCACTTCCGGCTCGACGATCGGCACCAAACCAGCTTCCTGGCATAGCGCCGCGTAGCGCGCCAGCGCGTGCGCGTTGGCTTCAATACCGAAGCGCGAAGGAATGCCGGCTGTCTCGTCAATGTCGATCACGGCGCGCCACTTGGCGAATAGAGCGCCCTGCTCGCGATAACCATTCAGCCGTTCGCGTAATCCGTCGAGGCCCTCGGTGACTGTTTCGCCGGGAAACCCGGCCAGCGCCTTGGC is drawn from Gammaproteobacteria bacterium and contains these coding sequences:
- a CDS encoding fructose-bisphosphate aldolase class I, with protein sequence MNVDQLITVANEIVGPAKGVLAADESSPTIKKRFDQINVESTEENRRGYREMLFTTPGAEEYIGGVILFEETLGQSTKDGVPFPKLLAEKGMIPGIKVDKGAKALAGFPGETVTEGLDGLRERLNGYREQGALFAKWRAVIDIDETAGIPSRFGIEANAHALARYAALCQEAGLVPIVEPEVLMDGAHSIEVCQAVTEEVLVEVYNQLSAHRVLLEGTLLKPNMVIAGKKCPQQASVEEVAHATALTLLRTVPAAVPGVVFLSGGQSSEEATANLNAINAMGEFPWEVSFSYGRALQAQPLQAWGGSADNIDAGKKAFFKRAKLNGLARSGDYNADMEKAA